The genomic DNA TCTTGGAGTCTGTGCTTTCCAGGACAGGTGAACACCTTTTCCCCGTTGGACTGACCTCCCTGACAAGAAAGCCTGAGCCTGGGACAGAAATAGAAGTGTATCTGTCATTAGGCAGCATCCTCAAAAGCGCCAAGGTGTCTCTAGGCTTCGCCATCCAACAGGGCAAAGAATGAACCAAGGTTGACCACAAACTTCCAGAAGCATGACTTAATACTAAACCAGGCAAGACCTGAGCCTTGGGTTTGGCTTGCACCTAACTGCATGACCTGTACCTTCAGTTTTTTTGGTTCCAAAGGGCCACAGGAGGTGCTGTGGCAGCTGCTCACCTCTCCTCCGTGGAGAAGACAAACTTCCTAAGCTTCAGGTCCCCCAGCACGATGGCCGACTGGTGGCAGTGGGCAACGGCGGAGACTATCTGCTTGAAGAGCCGAGCGGCCTCCTCTTCCCGAAGCCTTTTCCGGCTTCGCACATAGGAGTGCATGTCCCCAAAGTCCTTCTCGAAGAAGACGTAGGCCTTGGTCTCCCCAAGGATTACTTCCACGATGCCGGTAATGTTTCTGTGCGACGGCAGCTGGATGTAAGGCCTGATTTTGTCCTGGTAGTGTTTAATGGGAAACACCTGCGGAGATAAAGTGACCTGTTTAGGGGCCAGAAGTTCAGGGGCTGCCCGCCAGGTCCTACATGAAGCTGGGCTGAGGTCCTCAACCTTTGGATAGTCCATTCTCTCTGCCGTTTATGCAGCTCCAGCTGCTATGATGCCCTTAAAGCAAGTCACACCTTGGGATCCCGGCTAGCAACTTCCAAAGCCTACCCTGGTCCACACATACTTTTGTCTTTTAGGGGCCTGGTATCAGCTCCTGGGAGCCGAGCCTGACGTGGATTGGATCTTCCTAATAGATAAGGCTTGCTACAAGGTAGCTAAGGGAAGGGACCCCAGCATCCCTGCAAGGGTGAAAAGCAACAATGAAACACAGAAGGCTCAGCTCAGCACAGCCAAGGAATGTGGCGATTTCGCTGCCTCcaaggggaagcagaggcagcaaaCATGTAGAGATGTCATTAGTCAGAGGGACTGATGACTTGGAGGGAGAGACTGACAAGGCTGCCTTAAGCAACCTTCCTATGGCTGTGACTCAGGTGGAGGCAGCCTGGGGTGTACCTTCCGACAGGAGGGGATGGGCACCTCAGAAAAGCCGTTTTCATCTGTTTACACGCCTCCCCCCACCTTAGTTGCCCCACCCCCAGAACGGAGGGCAAATCCTCTAAGAAGCTGCTGGCTGGTCTCTTTAAGGGCCTTTTGTTCACTCCGGTTACTCATATCCTAGACGCAACTGGAAATGGTGACACACGGGCTGTCACCATCTGGATTCAGCTATTATCTGCTCGGAGGAACTGGAAGGGGTTGCACAATGACCCAGACCCACCCCACCTCTGAGGTGGCTGCTCTGGTACCAACTGGGGGGGGGAATCCCTCTGCTGCTCTCTCCTCCCgccccacccacccctccacACAAGTTTCTCTTCCAAAACTGCTCTCATCCACcaagaaaaaaaggttttttcCCCCCCTCTGGGCTTGACCACGCATCTGAGATTTCACGCGAGTAGACAGTAGGTGGCACCAGCAAGCGGGGAGAGGGGAGTTCAGGTGAGCTGCTGAAAACCCAGGAGCCACTCTTAACTCCAGGGGAATGAAAGCAGTCGGTGGGGGCTCTCGGTGGACCAGGGTGTGAGCGTCGCGCTCACCAAGCACAGACCGTCCACGGCTCCGCGCTCTCCAGGAGAGCCGGGCCATCCCCTATGGAGTTGTACTCCCCCTAAGGTTGCAATAAAAACTGGCGGACGCAAACTACAGCGAGTGGAAGCGAGAGCCCCTGGGAGCTCCTCAACACTCTTCTCAATCAGGCCTGGAGCCCCTCCCAGGCTTAAACCCCCGCAGGCCCGCGACTCCCTGGGGTGGGCTGTATTCTGGTTCCAGCCAGAACCCCCTGGGTAGAAGCCGGACACCGTGTCTGCAGAGCCTGTGCCGCGAACGTCCGGCTGAGAGCCTGCCAGCTGCTCCAAGCCGGGAGGAGGCACCCACTGCAGGGCGTCCGTCCAgggcagggggaggagggggggatgAGAGCAGGGCAATGGCATGGCCCTGGAATCCATTGCAATTCCAAACTTAAATGGGACGCCACGCGCTAGCCACACTTGAGCGCCAAAGAAAAAAAGCACCGAGATGAACCCCTCCACTTGCCCTAGACCGCGGGTCCCTCAGCAGAACACTCCACAGGAAAGCCCTCAGGGGCGAAGCTGACCAAAACGCCCTCTTGATCCGACTTTTCAAAGCCCTTCCTTAGCGGCTCTGCCAACCCCAAAGCTCCGGCCGGGGCGCGATCCGGGGTAGCCAAGCCCTCGTGCCAGGCCCGCAGCCCTGGCCCCCGGGATGCTTACCTTGCAGCGCAGCTCGCGGCCGGTGTGGATGCACAGCGCCCGGGACACATGCTCGCGCTCGGCTAGGGGCAGCAGCAGGTAGTCGGCGATGCGGCTGGGCCCGGGTGCGCTCGCACAGCTGCCGCCGCCGCCGGTCCCCTGAGCGGAGGGCGGAGGCTGCGGGCTGCAGGGCGAGCCCGGGGGACTGAGGTAGTCGGGGGGGCTCGAGCACTCGGAGAGGCGCGGACACTTGGCCGCCACGGCCGCCGCGTCGTCCGCGTCCAGCAGCCGTTTGGCCGGGGTAGCCCGGGCGGCCGGGAAGAGCAGAGCCGGAGCCGAGCGGGGCTGCGAGGCGCCGCCGAGTGCAAAGCGCACGGGACCGACCCGCATCGCGGCCCTGGCCGGAGCGGCCCCGGCTTTGGAAATCCCGGGCTCGGCGCTGCGATTCCTTCCAGCCCTCGGGATGCCGTTGGCAGACGGAGCTCCGATCGGTCCCCGAGAGGTGCGCGACGACAGCCGTTCCCGGACGCCGGCGTCTTCCACACGAGGACCACGCTGGCCACGCGTCCGGGCTGGGGAGGGAGGCCACCCGGGGTCCCCAGACTCCCGCGGCCACCAGGTCTGGGCGCCTCgcgggcggcggcggcggcgaTCGGGGCCGCTATTGTTGCCGACGCTGGGGGCTGAGTCCCGGGACGGGGAGGCGGCCCGGCTTCCCCGGCTTCCCCGGGTTCCGGGGCGCTGGAGTCTGGAGGATCGGATTCCGCAGGCTCGGTGGCTTCCCGGAGCCAAGGCACTCACTTCCAAAAGCAATTAAGTGGGGAGTAGAAGCCGGCACAACTTTGCCGCGCCGCTCGGGATCCTGCGCGCTCCGGGAGTGCGAGCGGGCGGGCGGGCGGTGGAGCGTGCGAGCCGCGCTCAGAGAGAGAGTGGCTGGATGTGAGTGTGTGCGCCGCACTGATGCCGGCCTGTGcgctccttctccttttcctccacctcctccgCCTCCCGGTGACTCAcgctgtatacacacacacacactcacactcacacacacactcacacacacactcacaggccgGGCTGTGTAAACAGTTGGGAAGCCGGGTTGTGCAATGAGGTGGCTGCGACGACTCCAGCCCCGTCGCCCCGGCTCACAGTCACCGGAGCGGAGGGAGGagactggggaggggagggggggaaggaggggtgaTGGAGTGGGAAGCGGGGGACAGCGGGGGTGGCCGGAGGCCCGGGGATGCTCCCGACTGCGCGCGCCTGGGCGCAGGTGGGaacgtccgtccgtccgtccgggGCCGTCTTGGGCGCGCGCGCAGGCATGCACGCTTGCACGCTTGCACGCTTGCACGCGCCCCCCGGGGCTAGGCTGGGCGGCAGGCTGCGCGCACCCGAGCGCTGGCCCCGCGGGCTCGGCGGCCCGGAGCCGAAGGAGGGGGGCGGAGGAGAAGCTCCCGTGACGTCAGGGTCCCGGGGAAGTGGGCGGGGCTGGGCGGGGGCGAGGCGGCCGCTGATTGGCGCGCGCGCACCATTCACACAACACAATGGAGTGCGAGCTCCCGGCCGGCGCGCGGCTCCCCTCCGTCCGGGCTCGGCGGGAGCCGCTGGCTGCAGCCCCGGTGGGGACGTCCCCCGTGGCTCTTGCACTCCGGGAGCTCCCGGTGGAGCTGCGGGCGCCGCCGAGTCGCGGCTGCAGCCCGGAGGAAGGGGCGAGAGGGAAGGTGATGCATTCCATTTGCAGTCattcaccaccaccccaccccacccccccacgcGGTAGTTCCGGGGAAAGACCTGTGCGTGGTAGTgagtgtggcttttttttttttctctctctctcccccttccttttcctgcctcctcccGGCTCTAATCCCCAGCGTCTGTTCGCTTCCACAAATAGAACCTTCTGTTggatgaaataaaagcaaacactggGCCTTCtgctctgcctccacctccacgCCCCTCCCGCTCGCCCGCTCGCCCGCCCCGATTTGCACGGAAATAGCTTCTTCTCCAGGCTCCTGGGCCGCCCCTTCGCGGTGACTCGCAGAAAGAGCTTCCTGAGCTCCGGCCGGTGGGAAACAAAGGATGTGGGGAACTGGCGGAAGGGGCCCACGTGGCAGCCGCCagattcctgtctcctcccgcctccGTCCACGCCCTAGGTAGGGTCTAGGGCGCCAGAGCGGTCCAGGGTATTGGAGTACCGGTCATTGGATCCACCGCCAGGGGTAGACACTACACTACCTGCACCCGGACAAGGTCGCGTGTGCGCGTTCGTGCAGCCTGAGTTGGGTGCCCTTGGAACTGGCTTACCCTGCTCTGGAAGCTGCTTTGCAGTCACATTTTGTGTTGTTAGGGTTTctgtcccctcccacccccaccccccctttcGCAAACCAGGTCAGTTTGGAGTCCCTGGATCCTCACTCAGCACAGATACCTATTATCAAAATCCTTGTGCTTATGCTGAATAATTAATTTTCTAAAACCAGGTCAAGCCCAAGAATAAATCCTTTTCATTATTAATTCTCCAGCCATTCAACAAACGCTAATTAAGCATCTCCAAGGGCTAGACGCTGGGGATTAGACAACTTAAATTGAACCGGTAAtgctgggatggggtggggggaacagGCTCCTTGTTCTTAGCGCTTTGCACACCTTGCTACACTTTGGTTCTGTGCTCACTTCACAGGGTTACTTTTTGCCCCAAGAAAGAAACGGaagcctagaacttgctgtgtctCCTTGAAAGGCTGTCTCCCGAGTCTCCTTCCAAGGCTAAGTGCTAACAGCACGCAAGGAGTCTCCGAAGAGACTACATTTGTGAGACTACAATTTGCATAGAAAGGAACCATTAGGGGGACCTCCATCTGCAACACCCTGGACCTGGGTTAGGAGAGCTGTTAAGAGGAGAGCTATGAACAGTGGCTGGCCAGGAGGGCTAGCCAAGAAGGACAGGGCAGCTCCCAGGAAGGCAGGGAGCTGATCTTCACAGGTTGTTGGGAGCTAGTATGTTTAAGAAATttctcagccgggcgttggtggcgcccgcctttcatcccagcactcgggaggcagaggcaggtggatctctgtgagttcgaggccagcctggtctccagagcgagtgccaggataggctccaaagctacacagagaaaccctgtctcgaaaaacaaacaaacaaaaagtttctctaaacctggaggtggtggtgcaggcctttaatccaagcactcaggaggcagagtcaggtggatctctgagttctacagagccagttcaTCGTAACCCGTTTACATCACCAAAGACCACCATTGTTTCAGGAcacctcagctaaacactgagatgatcTTCACAAACTCACTTTCTCGAGCTCTCTTAGCGCTTTGCACACCTTGCTACACTTTGGTGGGAGCCTCTGGAAGACCAGGagcaggtgggaggcagaggagagttACCAGGAGCTTCCCACATCTACCCTTCTCTTTGAGACTGGACTCTCCTCCCTGGTTGCCGCAAGGGCATAGCAGAAGCTCTTTCGGGAACCGCCTTGACAATCTTCACACTGGCCATCCTCACATCCAGTGACTATCTCTGGTGGAAGGATGATGGCCGGGTCCTCTTGCCAGGGCCTCTGCATTTCCAGTTTCCAAGCCCCCAGCTGGAGGCCATGGAATTCTTCTTAGATTGCAGTGAGCCCAGCtactcctcctgccccagctactcctcctgccccagctacTCCTCCTGCCCCATCCAGCTCCTTCCCTGCCTTCCACTTCCTGCCTTCTGTTTCTCATTTCCAAATGAGTAGCTCCTGGGGACCCCAGTCCATGGCACCCTCTCTTCATAAGCCCAGCTCACTGTAAGGATTCTGGCTCCTGGGATCAGGTGATACcaccttgtctcctagtcctcgAGTGACAGTGACTTCCTGTTGTTAAATTCTGAGTCACCCTCAGCCCtatgctttgttctgttttattcctGCTTTTCCAATACCTTTGGAACCAGTTCCCCCTATTAAATTCTTTGTAGCAAACTCGTTGACCTGGAGTCTGTTTCCTTGTGtagccccttctctttctctgcctgccccCCAACTTAGTGCAAGGCTGTATGCTGGATTCCTACAGTGAGCTTCTGAGCCATGAAACCACCCTTTCAGACAACAGCAAATACCTACTATGTGTCGGGGTACCTACTAAGTGCTGCggttacaggtgcacacacaaaGTCAAGCTGCCCTCTATTcccttaattcattttttttttttcaaatgcacaACTATACCTGGTGAAACGTAAACCTGATCACATCAAGCCCTGGCCTG from Cricetulus griseus strain 17A/GY chromosome 10, alternate assembly CriGri-PICRH-1.0, whole genome shotgun sequence includes the following:
- the Trib1 gene encoding tribbles homolog 1 isoform X2; the encoded protein is MRVGPVRFALGGASQPRSAPALLFPAARATPAKRLLDADDAAAVAAKCPRLSECSSPPDYLSPPGSPCSPQPPPSAQGTGGGGSCASAPGPSRIADYLLLPLAEREHVSRALCIHTGRELRCKVFPIKHYQDKIRPYIQLPSHRNITGIVEVILGETKAYVFFEKDFGDMHSYVRSRKRLREEEAARLFKQIVSAVAHCHQSAIVLGDLKLRKFVFSTEERTQLRLESLEDTHIIKGEDDALSDKHGCPAYVSPEILNTTGTYSGKAADVWSLGVMLYTLLVGRYPFHDSDPSALFSKIRRGQFCIPEHVSPKARCLIRSLLRREPSERLTAPEILLHPWFEYVLEPGYIDSEMGTLDQIVPEYQEENDISSFLC